Genomic DNA from Flavobacterium sp. N502540:
CAATCTCCCGCAACACATATTTTTGTAGGAGGAAGTATTGTACAGGCAACAATTTTAGAAGATTTAATTTCAAAATTAAAACAAGATACAAATTTACCCGTTGTTATATTTCCGGGTGACCCTTCTCAGATTTCACCTCAGGCAGACGCAATTTTGTTCTTATCTTTATTATCGGGCCGAAACCCGGATTATTTGATAGAGTATCAGGTTCAGGCAGCTCCAATTTTAAAAAAGACAAATCTGGAAGTTATTTCGACAGGTTATATTTTGATTGAAAGCGGCAATGAAACAGCTGTAGCACGTGTAAGTAAAACGAAACCTCTTGACAGGGATAACTTTGATCTGGTGCTGGCAACAGCGCAGGCGGGGGAAATGTTAGGAAACCAATTGATTTATCTGGAGGCGGGGAGCGGTGCAAAAAAAGCAGTTCCGTTAGAAATGATACAGCTAATTGCTCAAAATGTTGAGATTCCTATAATTGTTGGTGGAGGAATTGTAGATTTGCATGGAATTCAAAAGGCTTATAATGCCGGTGCTGATTTAGTGGTTATCGGAACCGCTTTTGAAAATGACAGTCATTTTTTTGAATCATAAATAAAATTCCAATCCAAATTAACCTACTCCATTATGATTGATTTTTTTCTGGACAGTTATAAAAACACTCCGTTATGGCATATTGCCCTGGAGTTTTTAGTTTTTATCTGTGGGATTTTGAGTGTGTGGTTTGCGAAAAAAGAAAATATCTGGGTTTATCCAACCGGTTTGATTGCCACCGTTATATCAGTTTATCTGTTGTATGTTGCAGGTTATATCGGAGATATGATTATCAATGGATATTTTTCGATTATGAGTATATATGGGTGGTATGTATGGGCCAAAGGAGGAACGGTTGAGGACAATCTGCCTATAACACGAACGAATAGTAATGAAAAAATAATTGGAATACTATTGTTTTTCATAACTGTTTTTGTAGTTTTCGGCATTTATAAATACTTTGATTACGAAATTAGAAACGACAATTATGTCGATATGATTTCATCTGGAATATTTTTTGCAGGAATGTGGTACATGGCGAAGAAAAAGATTGAGAACTGGACGCTTTGGATCATTGGTGATATTATTGTGGTGCCCCTTTATGCCTATCGCGGTTTAGGGATGTTATCACTTCAGTATTTAATTTTTACAATTTTGGCTATTTCAGCTTATTTAGAATGGAGAAAAATCTTAGACAGCAAAAAACAGCTATCATAAAAATTGCCTTATTTGGTCCTGAAAGTACAGGAAAAACTACCTTGGCAAAACAACTTGCAGAATATTATGAAACCGAATGGGTTCCTGAGTTCGCACGCGATTATTTGCAGGAAAAATGGGAAGAGAACCAGCACATTTGTGTAGCCGATGATATGATGCCTATCGCATTTGGGCAAGTAGCTCTTGAAAATCAAAAGCTGGCTTTGTCCGGAAAGTACCTGTTTTGTGATACCAATTTAATGGTGACAAAGGTTTTCTCTGAAATGTATTATGGATTTTGTGACCCGCTTTTAAACGAAGCAGCATTAGAGCATGAATACGATTTGTTTTTTCTGACTGATATTGATGTTCCCTGGGAAAAAGATGATATTAGAGATACTCCTAAAGGTCGTGAAACAGTCTTTTCAGTTTTTAAACAGACTCTTATTGATACTAAAAAACCTTTTATTACCCTTTCCGGAGATAAAGAAAGTCGTTTGACTAAAGCAATAGCGATCATAGAGCAATTAGCTGACGCAAAACAGCATGGTATCTCATCTGAAGATTTTGTTCAGATATACGAACATGGAATTTCTTTTGAGAAGATTTTACAACAGCTGCAAATTTTTAAAAACGGAATATCAAAATCTAATTTAGTTGGTCCGGCTACAATTTCAAATGGTATATTAAGTTTGTCAGAAGTAGAATTTGAAGAGAAAGCGGCCTTTTTTGATCTTCAAAAATCAGAAGTCAAATTGAAAAAGTTTGTTCCGGCTTCGGGTGCAGCCAGCAGAATGTTTAAATTTTTAAGCGCTTTTCTGAACGATTTTGACATGCAGAAAGAAACTATCAATGCTTATATCAACCGTAAAAATGACAAAGAGCTATCTATTTTTATAGTGGCTATGGAGAAATTTGCGTTTTTTAAAGAAGTTGATAAAAAGTTAAAAGAAATCTATCCGGATTTTGAAAGGCTTGACCGTGATCATAAAAATTATTATTTTATAAAAACATTGTTGTCTGTCGATCACTTTGATTTTGCAAATAAGCCAAAGGCAGTTTTACCTTTTCACCAATACAAAAGACATATTGCAAATCCAATTGAAGAACATTTGAACGAATGTGTTCACTATGCTTCTTCGAATCAGATTTCGAATTTGCATTTTACCGTTTCAGAAGCCCATCAGAATTTGTTTGAACATGAAGTTGAGGTTCTTAAAGAAAAAGTTGAAGTGGATTCAGAGGTTAAAATAAATATCTCTTATTCCTATCAAAGTAAAAGTACCGATTCGATTTGTGTAGATGCTAAAAATAGTCCAATTCGGGATAAGAATAATAAATTAGTTTTTAGACCCGGCGGGCATGGTGCGTTAATTGAGAATTTAAATGAACTCGATGCGGATGTTATTTTTGTCAAAAATATTGACAATGTAATTCAAAATCATATGGATCAGATTGCATTGTATAAAAAAGCATTAGCAGGGATTTTGATTAAAATACAGCAACAAGTTTTTGGCTATTTAAATGCCATTGAAAAAGAAGAGATACGAGAGGAAGATCTTGAAGAAATCGTTGTCTTTTTATCAAAAAAGCTTAATGTTGAGTTGAATAGTGACTATAGTAAGTTTACTTTCGAAAATAAAATCAGTAAGATAAAGAGCTTATTAAACAGGCCAATTCGTGTTTGCGGAATGGTGAAAAATGAAGGAGAACCCGGAGGTGGCCCATTCTGGGTAATGAGTCCAAAAGGATCAGTTTCATTGCAGATTGTAGAGGCTTCGCAAATCGATCTGACAAATAAAAGACAACAGGAAATCTTGGCTTCAGCAACTCATTTTAATCCTGTGGATTTAGTTTGCGGAATCAAAAATTATAAAAATGAAAAGTTTGATTTATTACAATTTGTAGATCAAAAAACGGGTTTTATCGTCGAGAAAAGTGTGGATGGCAAACTAGTAAAGAGTTACGAGCTTCCGGGACTCTGGAACGGGGCAATGGCCAATTGGCTTACTATTTTTGTGGCAGTACCATTAATCACCTTTAATCCGGTGAAAACAGTAAACGATTTATTAAAAGCTGCACATCAGCCACAATAATGGATATCGAAAAAATCATATCAGAGTTAAGTTTTAAAGCCGTACGAAGCAGTGGTGCGGGCGGACAAAACGTAAACAAAGTGTCATCAAAAGTGGTGTTGACTTTTGATTTGAATGTATCTCAGGCACTGTCTGAAGAAGAAAAACTGCTTTTACAAAAGAATATAGCAACCCGTTTAACCACAGAAAATATATTGATTTTAAATTGTGATGAAGACAGAAGTCAGCTTAAAAACAAAGATATTGTTATAAAACGTTTTTTAGAGGTAATTAAAAAAGGGCTGTATGTTCCTAAAGTTCGTAAAGCCACTAAAGTTCCTAAATCGGTAATTAAAAAGCGTATTAAGGATAAAAAGAACGTTTCGGAAATAAAACAATCCAGAAAGAAACCTAATTTAGATTAAATACCAACTCTTTAAATTCCAATTATAGCCTTTAGATTTCGTTGTCAAAAATTGGAATTTGGAATTTGAAAATTGGATTTTTTAACATTACATTTGCACTGTCTCAAAGGGGTGCTCTAAATAACGAGCTGAGATCATACCCAAAGAACCTGAGCGAGTAATGTCGCTAAGGGAAAGACGACAATTTTAGCGAATACACTATACTTTGTCGTGAAACATTTATTAATTTAACAAAAAGAATAATTCCCCCTTTTACTCGTAATTATTTACGGATGAAAACTATTTTTAAAGGTGCTGAGGTGCTAAGTTACAAAGGTTCTAAGATTCAAAAGTCGACCAGAACCAAATCTATTTTCTTATTTCTTTTTTCTATTTTCTTTTCTCAATTTTCTTTCGCGCAAGACCAGGATTCTACGAAAGTTAATAAACTGGATGATGTTTTAGTTTCAGCAGTTCGTGTTACTGCTAAAACTCCGGTAAGTTTCAGTAATCTTGATAAAAAGGATATTAAATTTAGAAATCTGGGACAGGATATTCCAATTTTAATGAATTATCTGCCATCGGTGGTGACTACTTCTGATGCAGGAGGAGGAATAGGCTACACCGGGATCAGAGTGCGTGGTAGTGATGCTACAAGAGTAAACGTAACGATTAACGGAATTCCTTATAATGATGCTGAAAGTCAGGGAACTTTTTGGGTAAATATGCCTGATTTTGCTTCTTCTGTTGAGAGTTTACAATTGCAAAGAGGTGTTGGAACATCTACTAATGGTTCCTCTGCTTTTGGAGCCAGTTTGAATATGCTGACGGATAATTATGCTACGAAAGCGACCGGAGAAATTTCAAGCTCTTACGGAAGTTTCAATTCAAATAAAAATACTGTAAAATTCAGTACAGGTTTACTGAACGATCATTTTGAGCTGGCAGGGCGTTTGTCTACCATTAAATCAGATGGATATGTAGATCGTGCAAGTTCTGATTTAAAATCGTATTTTCTTCAGGGGACTTATATTGGTAAAACAACTTTAATTAAGGCGCTGGTTTTTGGTGGGACCGAAAGAACATACCAGTCCTGGAACGGAATTGATGCTGAAAAGCTAAATTCAGACCGTACTTATAATTCAGCAGGAAAATATAAAGATGAAGCAGGAAATGTTCATTTTTACGATAATGAAACCGATAATTACAAACAAAACCATTATCAATTGCATTGGAGTGAATCCATTTCTGATAAATGGAGCAGCAATTTAGCGCTTCATTATACTAAAGGGCAAGGATACTATGAAAACTTCAAATATAATGAGCCAGTTAAAGGTTATGGGCCAATTCAGCCTACTAAAATGGTAGAAAATGACCTTGGAGAATTAGTTCCGGGAACTGATTTAATTCGTCAGAAATGGTTAGACAATGATTTTTACGGCACAACTTTTTCGGTAAAATACAAAGAAGAGAAATTAGACATAATCGTAGGTGGTGGCTGGAATAAATATGAGGGAGCTCATTTTGGTAAAGTAATCTGGGCCAGAAATTCTTCTCAGGCGCTGCCGGGAGATCATTACTATGATGATTTTTCAACCAAAACAGATGGAAATATCTTTGCAAAAGCCAATTATCAGTTAACAGAAAAACTTAGTTTTTATGGTGATTTGCAATACAGAAATGTAACGTACAAGGCCAACGGAAAAGACACTGGATTAGTAGACGATAACTTCAATTTCTTTAATCCGAAAGCAGGTTTAAATTACGCAATCAATTCAAACAACACCCTTTATTTTTCATATGCAAGAGCCAATCGTGAGCCTAACAGAACCGATTATGAAGGGGGAAATGTAAAACCTGAAAAACTAAATGATTTTGAATTGGGCTGGAGATTCAATTCAGATAAATTTCAGTTGAATTCGAATGTCTATTATATGGCTTACAAAGATCAGTTAATTTTAACCGGAAGACTGGATGATGTTGGAGCTCCAATTCGTGCTAACACAGAGAAAAGCTACCGTTTAGGTTTAGAAGTTGATGCCACAATACAACTTTCTGAAAAGTTTATTCTGAGACCAAACTTTACTTTAAGTAGTAATAAGAATATTGATTTGGCCGTTGAAGGCGAGCATTACGGAACAACCAATATCGCTTATTCACCGTCAGTTATTGCCGGAAATATTATCGTATACAGTCCGATTCAAAGTTTACACATTTCGTTATTGCAAAAATTCGTAGGCGAACAATACATGAACAATATTGAATTGCCCGCAGCAAAATTAGCGGACTATTTCGTAAATGATTTGAATGTGTCTTACGAAATCAAACCAAAATCAGTTTTCAAGTCGATCTTAATTACTGGTCTGGTGAACAATTTTCTGGATAAAAAATATGTTTCAAACGGAGCAATGTGGGATGTTTATCCTTACTACTATCCTCAGGCAGGAATTAATTTCTTAGCCGGATTGACATTGAAATTCTAAAAAAGTAAGAAGTCAAACGTAAAATTTAAAAAGCCTGAAAAGTTATTTTTTCAGGCTTTTTTTATTTTTAATTGTAGACGTGAATGATCGTTCCGGTAAATTCTACGCGATATTGTTTTAAGGGATAATCTTTACCTCCCAATCCGGTAAATAAACTATAGGCTGTTTTGTCGCAGGAACAAACCGCATTTATACCTTCAATTGTCATGGCGGTGCAGGAAGTTACGGGCTGATTTGGACAGGCGGCATCAAATGCATTATAACCACTTCCGGTATTAAAAATGATAATCCCTTTTGCTCCGTAATTTGGAACAATCACGCCATTACTTACAAATTTAAGATTGGAATAAGCAGGCAGATTGGTATCAATAGACAGGTTAACTGCATAACTAGGAATGTAAGGGTTTTTGTCGCGTCTACTATTTTCACTGCAAGAGAAAAGCACAGAGACAAAGACAATTAAGTACCAGAATTTTTTCATTATTTTAATAAGAATTAGTGAAACAAAAATAAATTATTTACATTTGGATTCTATATGATTAACATATAATTATGTACTATTAAAAATAATAGTATATTTGTAATTAAGAAATCCCGTCCCGATGGGATTTTTTGTATTTATATAAACGACGAAGTTATGAGTAAAGTATCTTATTATACAGCAGAAGGATTAAAAAAATTAAAAGATGAGTTGGAGCATTTAAAAAGTGTAATGCGTCCAAAGGCATCTCAAGATATAGCAGAAGCAAGAGATAAAGGAGATTTGTCTGAAAATGCGGAGTATGATGCAGCAAAAGAAGCACAAGGTTTATTAGAAATGAGAATTGCTAAACTGGAAGAAGTGTATTCTAATGCAAGATTAATTGACGAATCACAACTGGATGTTTCGAAAGCACTGGTTCTTTCTAATGTTAAAATTAAGAATCAAAGCAATGGAATGGAAATGAAATATACGCTTGTTGCTGAAAGTGAAGCAGATTTAAAAACAGGAAAAATCTCTGTAACGTCTCCTATTGGAAAAGGGTTACTGGGAAAATCTGTCGGAGAAGTAGCTGAAATTACAGTTCCAAACGGAGTTTTGAAATTTGAAATTCTTGAAATTACCAGAGACTAATTTTTTACGTTTAACTGTTTAATCGTAAAATCGATTAGACAATTCATCCAATAAACAAAGAAACAATGCCATCAATATTTACCAAAATAGTAAA
This window encodes:
- a CDS encoding geranylgeranylglyceryl/heptaprenylglyceryl phosphate synthase, with translation MRQKLLTIRQEILEAKRNGQKLLAILLDPDKIVWENLDHLLFKINQSPATHIFVGGSIVQATILEDLISKLKQDTNLPVVIFPGDPSQISPQADAILFLSLLSGRNPDYLIEYQVQAAPILKKTNLEVISTGYILIESGNETAVARVSKTKPLDRDNFDLVLATAQAGEMLGNQLIYLEAGSGAKKAVPLEMIQLIAQNVEIPIIVGGGIVDLHGIQKAYNAGADLVVIGTAFENDSHFFES
- the arfB gene encoding alternative ribosome rescue aminoacyl-tRNA hydrolase ArfB, which produces MDIEKIISELSFKAVRSSGAGGQNVNKVSSKVVLTFDLNVSQALSEEEKLLLQKNIATRLTTENILILNCDEDRSQLKNKDIVIKRFLEVIKKGLYVPKVRKATKVPKSVIKKRIKDKKNVSEIKQSRKKPNLD
- a CDS encoding TonB-dependent receptor, with the translated sequence MKTIFKGAEVLSYKGSKIQKSTRTKSIFLFLFSIFFSQFSFAQDQDSTKVNKLDDVLVSAVRVTAKTPVSFSNLDKKDIKFRNLGQDIPILMNYLPSVVTTSDAGGGIGYTGIRVRGSDATRVNVTINGIPYNDAESQGTFWVNMPDFASSVESLQLQRGVGTSTNGSSAFGASLNMLTDNYATKATGEISSSYGSFNSNKNTVKFSTGLLNDHFELAGRLSTIKSDGYVDRASSDLKSYFLQGTYIGKTTLIKALVFGGTERTYQSWNGIDAEKLNSDRTYNSAGKYKDEAGNVHFYDNETDNYKQNHYQLHWSESISDKWSSNLALHYTKGQGYYENFKYNEPVKGYGPIQPTKMVENDLGELVPGTDLIRQKWLDNDFYGTTFSVKYKEEKLDIIVGGGWNKYEGAHFGKVIWARNSSQALPGDHYYDDFSTKTDGNIFAKANYQLTEKLSFYGDLQYRNVTYKANGKDTGLVDDNFNFFNPKAGLNYAINSNNTLYFSYARANREPNRTDYEGGNVKPEKLNDFELGWRFNSDKFQLNSNVYYMAYKDQLILTGRLDDVGAPIRANTEKSYRLGLEVDATIQLSEKFILRPNFTLSSNKNIDLAVEGEHYGTTNIAYSPSVIAGNIIVYSPIQSLHISLLQKFVGEQYMNNIELPAAKLADYFVNDLNVSYEIKPKSVFKSILITGLVNNFLDKKYVSNGAMWDVYPYYYPQAGINFLAGLTLKF
- the greA gene encoding transcription elongation factor GreA, with protein sequence MSKVSYYTAEGLKKLKDELEHLKSVMRPKASQDIAEARDKGDLSENAEYDAAKEAQGLLEMRIAKLEEVYSNARLIDESQLDVSKALVLSNVKIKNQSNGMEMKYTLVAESEADLKTGKISVTSPIGKGLLGKSVGEVAEITVPNGVLKFEILEITRD
- a CDS encoding DUF4301 family protein — translated: MEKNLRQQKTAIIKIALFGPESTGKTTLAKQLAEYYETEWVPEFARDYLQEKWEENQHICVADDMMPIAFGQVALENQKLALSGKYLFCDTNLMVTKVFSEMYYGFCDPLLNEAALEHEYDLFFLTDIDVPWEKDDIRDTPKGRETVFSVFKQTLIDTKKPFITLSGDKESRLTKAIAIIEQLADAKQHGISSEDFVQIYEHGISFEKILQQLQIFKNGISKSNLVGPATISNGILSLSEVEFEEKAAFFDLQKSEVKLKKFVPASGAASRMFKFLSAFLNDFDMQKETINAYINRKNDKELSIFIVAMEKFAFFKEVDKKLKEIYPDFERLDRDHKNYYFIKTLLSVDHFDFANKPKAVLPFHQYKRHIANPIEEHLNECVHYASSNQISNLHFTVSEAHQNLFEHEVEVLKEKVEVDSEVKINISYSYQSKSTDSICVDAKNSPIRDKNNKLVFRPGGHGALIENLNELDADVIFVKNIDNVIQNHMDQIALYKKALAGILIKIQQQVFGYLNAIEKEEIREEDLEEIVVFLSKKLNVELNSDYSKFTFENKISKIKSLLNRPIRVCGMVKNEGEPGGGPFWVMSPKGSVSLQIVEASQIDLTNKRQQEILASATHFNPVDLVCGIKNYKNEKFDLLQFVDQKTGFIVEKSVDGKLVKSYELPGLWNGAMANWLTIFVAVPLITFNPVKTVNDLLKAAHQPQ
- the pnuC gene encoding nicotinamide riboside transporter PnuC, with product MIDFFLDSYKNTPLWHIALEFLVFICGILSVWFAKKENIWVYPTGLIATVISVYLLYVAGYIGDMIINGYFSIMSIYGWYVWAKGGTVEDNLPITRTNSNEKIIGILLFFITVFVVFGIYKYFDYEIRNDNYVDMISSGIFFAGMWYMAKKKIENWTLWIIGDIIVVPLYAYRGLGMLSLQYLIFTILAISAYLEWRKILDSKKQLS
- a CDS encoding Rieske (2Fe-2S) protein; the encoded protein is MKKFWYLIVFVSVLFSCSENSRRDKNPYIPSYAVNLSIDTNLPAYSNLKFVSNGVIVPNYGAKGIIIFNTGSGYNAFDAACPNQPVTSCTAMTIEGINAVCSCDKTAYSLFTGLGGKDYPLKQYRVEFTGTIIHVYN